Proteins from a genomic interval of Treponema succinifaciens DSM 2489:
- a CDS encoding ABC-F family ATP-binding cassette domain-containing protein, whose amino-acid sequence MITVTDVSLKFSEKPLFKDVNIKFMKGNCYGIIGANGAGKSTFLKILSGEIEHDTGTITITPGERMSVLSQDHFKYDGYSVKETVKMGYPKLYQLEKDIDAIYAKEDFSDEDGMKAADMQAEFGELGGYEAENQIEQMLSGLGLEEEFHDRMMSELDESQKVRVLLAQALFGNPDYLILDEPTNGLDLESIIWLEEFLLEFENCVIVVSHDRHFLNAVCTFTCDIDYGKITQFTGNYDFWYQMSQILQKQAKDQQKKREDKMADLKQFIQRFASNVSKSGQASSRKKMLEKMELEDIPVTSRKFPYVGFQPEREIGNFVLTAEKLNSKDDDGNVLLNDFSITIHPGEKVAFVGMEHNSITSFFDIVSETKKPESGTYSWGQTTSHSYMGRDNSAYFNNELTITDWLKQYSPDQDDAYVRGFLGRMLFSGDDGLKKVKVLSGGEKVRCMLSKMMLSGANVLILDDPTNHLDLESIESLNEGLVKFPGVVMFSSHDHEFISTIANRIIEITPKGIIDRMMNFDDYLKDDQVKQLRKEYYAGLNKKIRI is encoded by the coding sequence TTGATTACAGTAACAGACGTAAGCCTAAAGTTTAGTGAAAAACCTTTGTTCAAAGATGTGAACATAAAATTTATGAAAGGAAACTGCTACGGAATTATCGGTGCGAACGGAGCAGGCAAGTCAACTTTCTTGAAAATTCTTTCTGGCGAAATCGAACATGATACGGGAACAATCACAATTACTCCCGGCGAGCGTATGTCGGTTTTAAGCCAGGATCACTTTAAGTATGACGGATATTCGGTAAAGGAAACCGTAAAAATGGGCTACCCGAAGCTTTATCAGCTGGAAAAAGATATTGATGCAATTTATGCAAAGGAAGATTTTTCTGATGAAGATGGAATGAAGGCTGCGGATATGCAGGCGGAATTTGGTGAGCTTGGTGGCTACGAGGCTGAAAATCAGATTGAGCAGATGCTTTCTGGTCTTGGTCTTGAGGAAGAATTCCACGACAGAATGATGAGCGAGCTGGATGAAAGCCAAAAAGTGCGCGTGCTTCTTGCTCAGGCTCTTTTTGGAAATCCTGACTATCTTATCCTCGATGAGCCTACAAACGGTCTTGACCTTGAGTCCATTATTTGGCTTGAAGAATTTCTTTTGGAATTTGAAAACTGCGTTATTGTTGTTTCTCATGACCGTCACTTTTTGAATGCGGTCTGCACATTTACTTGCGATATTGACTACGGAAAAATCACCCAGTTTACCGGAAACTATGATTTCTGGTATCAGATGAGCCAGATTCTTCAAAAGCAGGCAAAAGATCAGCAAAAAAAACGCGAAGACAAAATGGCAGACCTTAAGCAGTTTATCCAGCGTTTTGCAAGCAATGTTTCAAAGTCAGGTCAAGCTTCGAGCCGCAAAAAAATGCTTGAAAAAATGGAGCTTGAGGATATTCCCGTTACAAGCCGCAAATTTCCTTATGTTGGATTTCAGCCTGAACGCGAGATTGGGAACTTTGTCCTTACCGCTGAGAAATTGAATTCAAAGGACGACGATGGAAATGTTCTGCTCAATGACTTTAGCATTACAATTCATCCTGGTGAAAAAGTCGCTTTTGTTGGAATGGAGCATAACTCAATAACTTCATTCTTCGATATTGTTTCGGAAACAAAAAAGCCTGAAAGCGGAACTTACAGCTGGGGTCAGACTACGAGCCATAGCTATATGGGTCGCGACAATTCAGCGTATTTTAACAACGAACTTACAATAACTGACTGGCTCAAGCAATATTCTCCTGATCAGGATGATGCTTATGTACGCGGATTTTTGGGACGTATGCTTTTTTCCGGCGATGATGGACTAAAAAAGGTAAAGGTTCTTTCAGGAGGCGAAAAAGTGCGCTGTATGCTTTCAAAAATGATGCTTAGCGGTGCAAATGTTCTGATTCTTGACGATCCTACAAACCACTTGGATCTTGAGTCAATTGAAAGCTTGAACGAAGGTCTTGTAAAGTTTCCGGGCGTTGTAATGTTTTCAAGCCACGACCATGAGTTCATTTCGACAATTGCAAACAGAATCATCGAAATTACTCCAAAGGGAATAATCGACCGAATGATGAATTTTGATGATTATCTCAAGGATGATCAGGTTAAGCAGCTTAGAAAAGAATATTACGCTGGCTTGAATAAAAAGATAAGAATCTGA
- a CDS encoding DEAD/DEAH box helicase: MKFTEFSLHESLLQGIEGAGYVDCTPVQEQVLKSSLEGRDLYVQSQTGTGKTAAYLTSVIQELLTRGESAGKKALVMVPTRELAVQVQEEAQKLAKFTSLKCASFYGGVGYDKQVASLKKGVDIMIGTPGRVIDLNHGNQMDLSSVAFLVIDEADRMFDMGFYPDLRTLIKVLPSSEQRQTMLFSATLNSYVKNLAWEYTRNPAEITIAAENITVDEIAQELFHVSSDDKMKLLLGIISHEKPESLIVFCNTKKSCEIVAKRLKMNGFESEFIIGDLPQKKRLTIMDKFKAGAIKCLVATDVAARGIDVNDLAMVINYDLPNEAENYVHRIGRTARAGKSGKAFTFCSEQDVYSLPPIERYIEKSIPSCVADESMFAEDKSAGVYIKLDSYHEDYNDKSEFGRRRAAEYNRKNGNSDRRRSSKKGSGRYSSRNEEAKKEYKRDRRVYIDEDKLASMSTEERMKIYKEKYASFASGSSYNKQKISTKKQGVAKKNSSVQKNASGKKNYSSKSAESKKTSQKKSVFARIKSFFGKK; this comes from the coding sequence ATGAAATTTACAGAATTTTCTTTACACGAGAGCCTTTTGCAGGGAATTGAAGGTGCAGGCTACGTGGATTGTACGCCTGTTCAGGAGCAGGTTTTAAAGTCTTCTTTGGAAGGAAGGGATTTGTATGTTCAGTCGCAGACAGGAACTGGAAAAACTGCGGCGTATTTAACAAGCGTTATTCAGGAGCTTTTGACACGCGGAGAGTCGGCTGGAAAAAAGGCTTTGGTTATGGTTCCTACAAGAGAACTTGCGGTTCAGGTTCAGGAAGAAGCCCAGAAGCTTGCAAAGTTCACTTCACTTAAATGCGCAAGTTTCTATGGCGGTGTTGGCTATGACAAGCAGGTTGCGTCCTTGAAGAAAGGCGTGGACATTATGATTGGAACTCCGGGACGCGTAATCGACTTGAACCATGGAAACCAGATGGATTTGAGTTCTGTTGCTTTTCTTGTGATTGATGAAGCCGACAGGATGTTTGACATGGGATTTTATCCGGATTTAAGAACGCTTATAAAAGTTTTGCCTTCAAGCGAGCAACGGCAGACTATGCTTTTTAGTGCGACCTTGAATTCCTATGTAAAAAATCTTGCTTGGGAATATACGCGCAATCCGGCAGAAATTACAATCGCCGCGGAAAACATAACTGTTGACGAAATTGCCCAGGAGCTTTTCCATGTTTCAAGCGATGACAAAATGAAACTTTTGCTTGGAATTATTTCGCATGAAAAGCCTGAAAGCCTGATTGTTTTCTGCAACACAAAAAAGAGCTGCGAGATTGTCGCAAAACGTCTTAAAATGAACGGATTTGAAAGCGAGTTCATAATAGGAGATCTTCCGCAGAAAAAGCGTCTGACCATAATGGACAAATTTAAAGCTGGAGCTATAAAGTGTCTTGTTGCTACGGATGTCGCTGCCCGTGGAATTGACGTGAACGACCTTGCGATGGTTATAAACTACGACTTGCCAAATGAGGCTGAAAATTACGTGCATCGAATTGGAAGAACTGCCCGTGCCGGAAAATCAGGAAAGGCTTTCACTTTTTGCAGCGAGCAGGACGTTTATTCCTTGCCGCCAATTGAGCGTTATATCGAAAAGTCCATTCCTAGCTGTGTTGCAGATGAATCCATGTTTGCCGAAGACAAAAGCGCAGGTGTTTATATAAAGCTTGACAGCTATCACGAAGATTACAATGACAAAAGCGAATTTGGCCGCCGCCGCGCAGCTGAATATAATAGAAAAAATGGCAATTCAGACAGAAGACGATCTTCAAAAAAAGGAAGCGGACGTTATTCTTCACGCAACGAGGAAGCCAAAAAAGAATACAAGCGCGACAGGCGTGTTTATATTGATGAAGATAAACTTGCCTCAATGTCAACAGAAGAGCGCATGAAAATTTACAAGGAAAAATATGCGTCTTTTGCATCCGGCTCATCTTATAATAAGCAGAAAATTTCTACAAAAAAACAGGGCGTTGCAAAGAAAAATTCTTCAGTGCAAAAAAATGCTTCAGGGAAAAAGAATTATTCTTCAAAGTCTGCTGAATCTAAAAAAACGTCTCAGAAAAAAAGCGTGTTTGCTAGAATAAAATCCTTCTTTGGAAAAAAATAA